The Methanosphaera stadtmanae DSM 3091 genome includes a window with the following:
- a CDS encoding 4Fe-4S binding protein, producing MVVTVYQDRCDGVEACPRNGVCMEVCALDAIEHKGDSIIITEDCTNCGLCVMNCPRGALSK from the coding sequence ATGGTTGTGACAGTTTATCAAGACAGATGTGATGGAGTAGAAGCATGTCCAAGAAATGGTGTGTGTATGGAAGTATGTGCACTTGATGCTATTGAACATAAGGGTGATTCCATAATAATTACAGAGGATTGTACAAACTGTGGACTTTGTGTTATGAACTGTCCGAGGGGTGCATTGTCAAAGTAG
- a CDS encoding ISNCY-like element ISMst1 family transposase: protein MKTQISNSLKDNMSSIKLKLNDFGLKDPIKKNTEELFKTKNTRPINQEYVYLNDNHFEYDNPTCSHCHKKHEKHKVIKKGFRTRKVRTINKTKITIFLRRYQCKTCGKKFQTELSWLYDKNKRYTKQFFELIDKIMEFRNIPLSLLQHIINVVLNTNINLQTLEFWIKIKNKFSRNKEYLKIELIKDKNMIINHNIIGSGIYNYDEQYIKINGKKYYRLTLYDYSKDQPIAEQIIKKEWNKKSLSSKTIEEFIKTATKERPFKALITDGKKQYNEIAKKLRVQHQTCIFHAIKYIKDETKKYLRSKTLLTLDKMTIANQTSQICQIYRELSLYDTYKTLNELKDIENQLLKPIKKILNTTVENNINKIITHHLYSEIPRTNNAVEQYYRNSLPKSKKNKKRTIDGVLTTIATEMMKKFKNTKEK, encoded by the coding sequence ATGAAAACCCAAATATCTAATTCCTTAAAGGATAATATGTCCTCAATAAAACTTAAACTTAACGATTTTGGTCTCAAAGATCCAATTAAAAAAAATACTGAAGAACTCTTTAAAACTAAAAATACAAGACCTATCAACCAAGAATATGTTTATTTAAATGATAATCACTTTGAATATGATAACCCCACCTGTTCACATTGTCACAAAAAACACGAAAAACATAAAGTTATTAAAAAAGGATTCCGAACAAGAAAAGTCAGAACAATAAATAAAACCAAAATAACAATATTTTTAAGACGTTATCAATGTAAAACATGTGGAAAAAAATTCCAAACAGAACTATCATGGCTATATGATAAAAATAAAAGATACACTAAACAATTTTTTGAATTGATAGATAAAATAATGGAATTTAGAAATATACCATTATCTCTACTACAACATATAATAAACGTAGTTCTAAATACTAATATAAATCTTCAAACACTTGAATTTTGGATAAAAATAAAAAATAAATTCTCTAGAAACAAAGAATACTTAAAAATAGAACTAATTAAAGATAAAAACATGATAATCAATCATAACATCATTGGATCAGGAATTTATAACTACGACGAACAATACATTAAAATCAACGGAAAAAAATACTATCGATTAACACTATACGACTACTCCAAAGACCAACCAATCGCAGAACAAATCATAAAGAAAGAATGGAATAAAAAATCACTCTCAAGCAAAACAATAGAAGAATTCATAAAAACAGCAACAAAAGAACGACCATTCAAAGCACTAATAACAGACGGAAAAAAACAATACAACGAAATAGCAAAAAAACTACGTGTACAACACCAAACATGCATATTCCACGCAATAAAATACATAAAGGACGAAACAAAAAAATACTTAAGATCAAAAACACTATTAACATTAGATAAAATGACAATTGCAAACCAAACATCACAAATATGCCAAATATATAGAGAATTAAGTCTTTATGATACATACAAAACACTAAATGAACTAAAAGACATAGAAAACCAACTATTAAAACCAATCAAAAAAATACTAAACACCACAGTAGAAAACAACATAAACAAAATAATAACACACCACTTATACTCTGAAATACCAAGAACAAACAACGCAGTAGAACAATACTACAGAAACTCTTTACCAAAATCAAAGAAAAACAAAAAAAGAACCATTGACGGTGTACTAACAACAATAGCAACTGAAATGATGAAAAAATTTAAAAATACAAAAGAAAAATAA
- a CDS encoding HesA/MoeB/ThiF family protein has protein sequence MTELYNQMISRQKEIFTENQQEKIRNTPVLVIGCGGLGGTVIEQLVRAGFENLTIVDQDVFDKTNLNRQIRSNLDTIDKSKVETAKKESLKINPNLNITGYDTTITPENISQIFKGNDIVIDAVDNVYTRVMISREARKQNMAFIHCAVETTVGQLTIITNDTPSYEELFKLKSNGKTLDKSKEYLLGISTKKPQVLGTTPAIFGALEVNETIKYILESKDALFAPKVLLWDIFDMTSFRIIDF, from the coding sequence ATGACAGAATTATATAATCAAATGATTTCAAGACAAAAAGAAATATTTACAGAAAATCAACAGGAAAAAATTAGAAACACACCTGTTTTAGTAATAGGTTGTGGAGGACTTGGTGGAACAGTAATAGAACAGTTAGTAAGGGCAGGTTTTGAAAATTTAACAATTGTAGATCAAGATGTTTTTGATAAAACTAATTTAAATCGTCAAATAAGAAGTAATTTAGATACAATAGATAAATCTAAAGTAGAAACAGCAAAAAAGGAATCATTAAAAATAAATCCTAACTTAAATATTACAGGATATGATACTACTATTACTCCAGAAAACATATCTCAAATCTTTAAAGGAAATGATATTGTAATTGATGCTGTAGATAATGTATATACTAGGGTGATGATATCAAGGGAAGCAAGAAAACAAAATATGGCATTTATTCATTGTGCAGTAGAAACAACTGTGGGACAACTAACTATAATTACCAATGATACTCCATCATATGAGGAATTATTTAAATTAAAATCTAATGGAAAAACACTTGATAAATCAAAAGAATATCTACTAGGTATAAGTACTAAAAAACCACAAGTTCTAGGAACAACACCTGCAATATTTGGAGCATTAGAAGTTAATGAAACTATTAAATATATATTAGAAAGTAAGGATGCTCTTTTTGCACCAAAAGTATTGTTATGGGATATATTTGATATGACATCATTTAGGATAATTGATTTTTAA
- a CDS encoding 4Fe-4S binding protein gives MVVTMDTTICGGVDACPEGGLCIDICALNAIDNVNGQPIINHEICPECGLCVLNCPKQAISKT, from the coding sequence ATGGTAGTAACAATGGATACAACTATATGTGGGGGAGTTGATGCATGTCCTGAGGGAGGATTATGTATTGACATCTGTGCATTAAATGCAATAGATAATGTTAATGGACAACCTATAATAAATCATGAAATATGTCCTGAATGTGGACTATGTGTATTAAATTGTCCAAAACAAGCTATTTCTAAAACATAA
- a CDS encoding DUF128 domain-containing protein: protein MKMMEILRILYSKNEILGAKIISQELEKRGYSLGERAVRYHMHILDEKGFTEKVGYKGRQITKKGIDELKKGLIFDQVDFTFSRFQEKMYNVSLDYKKATGSVIVNISSINDLDSSKIITDVFKEGLSVSKHYNIVEKDDKTYIETVCGTTIDGVFQQQGIITKPLYGGLLKVEDYVPINFTEQIAYENTSITPLEAFTGHDNTSVIDVINNGTGVIPANFRIIPEVKKQHALAILDNLKTIGIGGVIHIGNPGEAVLGIPVPEGMVGIAVVGGVTPLCAAREEGYDLSIKLADGYAEYSNMINSSIAKNFPLKPVTYNNTTPVSFVLNKIYNLLSTVNFDIESGEGDVIVNVSFVDRNNLDTSLEILSKMYKSKPEFCIGNRYSLVDGPDNKVGIATICSLTIDGILTKHGISSFPKYSGILDIYGNSRRFIELISYKGSSVDPHEIFINKNMCELNVSGDSCKILASVHSVPYIARDKTVDILDKLGEYGFEVLNIGKPNEYTYNAKIEKYHFGYVLAGGLNPIAAIKKEGIPTDVKSIETMKNFNSFEEF, encoded by the coding sequence ATGAAAATGATGGAAATTCTAAGAATTTTATATAGTAAAAATGAAATTCTTGGTGCTAAAATAATCTCCCAAGAATTAGAAAAGAGAGGATACTCTCTTGGAGAACGTGCAGTAAGATATCATATGCATATTCTTGATGAAAAAGGATTCACTGAAAAAGTTGGTTATAAAGGTCGTCAAATCACAAAAAAAGGAATAGATGAACTAAAAAAAGGTTTAATTTTTGATCAAGTTGATTTTACATTTTCAAGATTTCAAGAAAAAATGTACAATGTATCACTTGATTACAAAAAAGCAACAGGTTCAGTAATTGTAAATATATCTTCAATAAATGACCTTGATTCCTCAAAAATAATAACAGATGTTTTCAAAGAGGGATTATCAGTAAGTAAACATTATAATATAGTTGAAAAAGATGATAAAACATATATTGAAACAGTCTGTGGAACAACTATTGACGGGGTATTTCAACAACAGGGCATAATTACAAAACCATTGTATGGTGGACTACTTAAAGTAGAAGATTATGTTCCAATTAATTTCACAGAACAAATTGCATATGAAAATACATCAATAACACCTCTTGAAGCATTCACAGGCCATGATAATACATCAGTAATTGATGTTATAAATAATGGAACAGGAGTAATACCAGCAAACTTTAGAATCATACCAGAAGTAAAAAAACAACATGCATTAGCTATTCTAGATAATCTTAAAACTATTGGAATAGGTGGAGTGATACATATTGGTAATCCCGGAGAAGCAGTCTTAGGAATTCCAGTTCCAGAGGGAATGGTTGGAATAGCAGTTGTTGGAGGTGTAACACCACTATGTGCAGCACGGGAAGAAGGATATGATCTTAGTATAAAACTAGCTGATGGATATGCTGAATATAGTAATATGATAAATTCATCCATTGCAAAAAATTTTCCCCTAAAACCTGTAACTTATAATAACACAACACCAGTATCTTTTGTATTAAATAAAATATACAACTTATTATCCACTGTTAACTTTGATATTGAATCAGGAGAGGGGGATGTTATAGTAAATGTATCATTTGTTGATAGAAATAATTTAGATACTTCTCTTGAAATATTAAGTAAAATGTACAAGTCAAAACCAGAATTCTGTATTGGAAATAGATATTCTCTGGTTGATGGTCCAGATAATAAGGTAGGTATTGCAACTATATGTAGCCTTACAATTGATGGTATATTAACAAAACATGGAATAAGTTCCTTTCCAAAATACAGTGGAATACTTGATATATATGGTAACAGTCGACGTTTTATTGAATTAATATCATATAAAGGTTCTTCTGTTGATCCACATGAAATATTTATTAATAAGAACATGTGTGAATTAAATGTATCTGGTGATTCTTGTAAAATCTTGGCAAGTGTTCATTCAGTACCATACATTGCAAGGGATAAAACAGTAGATATATTAGATAAACTTGGTGAATATGGATTTGAAGTATTAAATATTGGAAAACCAAATGAATACACATATAATGCTAAAATTGAAAAATATCATTTTGGATATGTGCTAGCTGGGGGATTAAATCCAATAGCTGCAATTAAAAAGGAAGGTATACCAACAGATGTAAAATCTATTGAAACAATGAAGAATTTTAATTCATTTGAAGAGTTCTAA
- a CDS encoding stage II sporulation protein M, whose protein sequence is MVIFKKYISKDYALNYCRLIKPYFILSLIIFIVSILSGYFFADSLNSIFVDVIKKMVESTAVEGITFKGIFFNNVEVNIIMMLWGFLFSIVSTGIMIFNSLLIGYLASVIPLHVFLAYVLPHGILELPALILSLATSFMVTHIVIRCIRGILAKNHTFKAELITSKNLIVAVGVSVILCVVLLFFAGIIETYVTSALADFILSLFS, encoded by the coding sequence ATGGTTATTTTTAAAAAATATATATCTAAGGATTATGCTCTTAATTATTGTAGATTAATTAAGCCATACTTCATATTATCTTTAATAATTTTTATAGTATCTATACTATCAGGTTACTTCTTTGCAGATTCATTAAATTCTATTTTTGTGGATGTTATTAAGAAGATGGTAGAATCCACAGCAGTTGAGGGAATTACTTTTAAGGGTATTTTTTTCAATAATGTGGAAGTTAATATTATCATGATGTTATGGGGATTTCTATTTTCAATCGTGTCAACGGGAATAATGATTTTTAATAGTTTACTAATTGGATATTTAGCATCCGTAATACCTTTGCATGTTTTTTTAGCATATGTTCTTCCTCATGGTATTTTAGAACTTCCAGCATTGATTTTATCTCTTGCAACATCATTCATGGTAACTCACATTGTTATTAGATGTATTAGGGGTATTTTAGCAAAAAACCATACATTTAAGGCAGAATTAATAACATCAAAAAATTTAATAGTGGCAGTTGGCGTATCTGTAATTTTGTGTGTTGTGTTACTGTTTTTTGCAGGAATTATAGAAACATATGTTACTAGTGCTTTAGCAGACTTTATTTTATCTTTATTTTCATAG
- the glnA gene encoding type I glutamate--ammonia ligase: protein MSARDDKIDEIVKTVDEHGSKFLRFQFVDIHGLPKNVAVSLNKPEDVETIIEDGLLFDGSSVAGFVGINDSDLALKPDINTFSTLPWRPDEYGACRFICDVYHTDGTPFEGDPRGVLKKSLKLAKDRGYQYNMGPEPEFFLVDHDENGKLIPADNAEYFDVEPLDQGIDVRKEIVLGLEKLNFNIEVSHHEVAPGQHEVDFRFDDALKTADAVVTFKQAIKALVDNLGYQVTFMPKPFFGINGSGMHCNQSLFKDGKNIFYDPDTETQLSQEALYFIGGLLKHAKALSAILSPTINSYKRLVPGYEAPCYIAYGLKNRSTLLRIPASRGLGTRIECRSADPSCNPYLAFAVLLEAGLDGLDNKIDPGEPTEFNAFALTPDELAAKGIDTLPTSLWEAYHSLEKDDVVKNALGDYVYDQFYNIKRAEWDDYRIQVFDYERDKFLNI, encoded by the coding sequence ATGTCCGCACGAGATGACAAAATAGATGAAATTGTTAAAACAGTAGATGAACATGGTTCAAAATTTTTAAGGTTCCAATTTGTAGATATACATGGATTACCAAAAAATGTAGCAGTATCTTTAAATAAACCAGAAGATGTAGAAACAATTATTGAAGATGGATTATTATTTGATGGATCTTCAGTAGCAGGATTTGTAGGAATCAATGATAGTGACCTTGCATTAAAACCAGATATAAATACATTCTCAACTCTACCATGGAGACCAGATGAATATGGTGCATGTAGATTCATATGTGATGTATACCACACAGATGGAACACCATTTGAAGGAGACCCTAGAGGAGTTCTTAAAAAATCATTAAAATTAGCAAAAGATAGAGGTTACCAATACAACATGGGTCCAGAACCAGAATTTTTCCTTGTTGACCATGATGAAAATGGAAAACTTATTCCAGCAGATAATGCAGAATACTTCGATGTAGAACCATTAGATCAAGGTATAGATGTAAGAAAAGAAATAGTATTAGGTCTTGAAAAACTAAACTTCAACATAGAAGTAAGCCACCACGAAGTAGCACCAGGACAACACGAAGTTGACTTTAGATTTGATGATGCACTAAAAACAGCAGATGCTGTAGTAACATTCAAACAAGCAATTAAAGCATTAGTAGACAACCTAGGATACCAAGTAACATTCATGCCAAAACCATTCTTTGGAATTAATGGTAGTGGAATGCACTGTAACCAAAGTCTATTTAAAGATGGTAAAAACATATTCTACGACCCAGATACAGAAACACAACTATCCCAAGAAGCATTATACTTCATAGGAGGATTATTAAAACACGCAAAAGCATTATCTGCAATACTTTCCCCAACAATTAACTCATACAAACGTTTAGTACCAGGATATGAAGCACCATGTTACATAGCATACGGACTTAAAAATAGATCAACTCTCCTAAGAATTCCAGCTTCTAGGGGATTAGGTACAAGAATTGAATGTAGATCTGCAGACCCATCATGTAACCCATACCTTGCATTTGCAGTGTTACTTGAAGCAGGTCTCGATGGATTAGACAATAAAATTGACCCAGGAGAACCAACAGAATTCAATGCATTTGCTCTTACTCCTGATGAATTAGCAGCAAAAGGTATTGATACATTACCTACAAGTCTATGGGAAGCATATCATTCCTTAGAAAAAGACGATGTAGTTAAAAATGCTCTTGGAGATTATGTATACGATCAATTCTATAACATTAAACGTGCAGAATGGGATGACTACAGAATACAAGTATTTGATTATGAACGTGATAAATTCCTTAACATCTAG